One window of the Salminus brasiliensis chromosome 1, fSalBra1.hap2, whole genome shotgun sequence genome contains the following:
- the LOC140554237 gene encoding zona pellucida sperm-binding protein 3-like, with amino-acid sequence MMELRWNGVGVLLALVFGVCNAQFGNPLGAWAQQRQPTVQGPASGGLSTSLQDPLNVQVKQMMQGPVKKLTWHFPQAPEKPKQPQVHFELRQPTRASSVAVHCGENMVHVEVKKDFFGTGELINPSALTLGGCAVAGEDSAAQILILQSELQSCRSVLMMTEDELVYTFNLLYAPNPSGSGLPVLRTMGTMVGVECHYPRKFNVSSNALLPAWIPYAATVTAEERLVFFLRLMMDDWQFERPSNQYFLGDLINIEASVMQYNHVPLRIFVDSCVATAVPDVNSTPRYSFIENYGCLVDAKLTGSSSRFMPRVQGHKLQFQLEAFVFEQQRSGLIYFTCFLKAAAAASVPTDAVNKACSFSANGWTAADEDARVCSCCDASCGVRDVGRVPPVAGPQWEGRVSLGPVMVGEKAPLWQ; translated from the exons ATGATGgagttaaggtggaatggagttGGGGTTCTGCTGGCTCTTGTATTTGGAGTGTGTAATGCACAGTTTGGGAATCCACTAGGTGCTTGGGCTCAGCAAAGACAGCCGACTGTGCAAGGTCCTGCCTCAGGAGGACTCTCCACATCTCTGCAAGATCCACTGAATGTCCAGGTCAAACAAATGATGCAGGGTCCGGTAAAGAAGCTGACATGGCATTTTCCTCAAGCTCCAGAGAAGCCTAAGCAGCCCCAAGTGCATTTTGAGCTGCGGCAGCCTACTCGTGCTTCCAGTGTAGCGGTTCATTGTGGTGAGAACATGGTGCATGTGGAGGTCAAGAAGGACTTCTTTGGAACTGGGGAGTTAATAAACCCATCAGCTCTCACTCTTGGAGGCTGTGCTGTAGCAGGAGAAGATTCTGCTGCTCAGATTCTCATCTTGCAGTCTGAGCTGCAGAGCTGCAGGAGTGTGTTAATG ATGACTGAGGATGAACTGGTCTACACCTTCAACCTCCTATATGCCCCAAACCCATCTGGCTCTGGTTTGCCAGTTCTCAGGACGATGGGTACTATGGTTGGTGTGGAGTGTCACTATCCACG GAAGTTTAACGTGAGCAGCAATGCCCTCTTGCCTGCTTGGATACCTTATGCTGCTACTGTGACTGCTGAGGAGCGTCTGGTCTTCTTCCTTAGGCTCATGATGG ATGACTGGCAGTTTGAGAGACCCTCTAACCAGTATTTCCTGGGAGATTTAATCAACATTGAGGCGTCTGTGATGCAGTACAACCATGTGCCTCTAAGGATTTTTGTGGACAGCTGTGTGGCCACTGCTGTGCCTGATGTGAATTCCACTCCCAGATATTCCTTTATTGAGAACTATGG GTGCCTGGTGGATGCAAAGCTGACCGGCTCCAGCTCTCGTTTCATGCCACGAGTTCAGGGGCACAAGCTCCAGTTTCAGCTGGAAGCCTTTGTGTTTGAACAGCAGAGAAGTGGCTTG ATTTACTTCACATGCTTCTTGAAGGCAGCTGCTGCAGCTTCTGTGCCCACTGATGCTGTGAACAAGGCCTGTTCCTTCAGTGCTAATGG GTGGACCGCAGCAGATGAGGATGCAAGAGTTTGTAGCTGTTGTGATGCAAGCTGTGGCGTCAGGGATGTAGGACGTGTGCCTCCTGTTGCAG GTCCACAGTGGGAAGGAAGAGTCTCTCTTGGTCCTGTCATGGTTGGAGAGAAGGCACCTTTATGGCAGTGA
- the LOC140535647 gene encoding zona pellucida sperm-binding protein 3-like: MMELRWNGLGVLLALVFGVCNAQFGNPLGAWAQQRQPTVQGPASGGLSTSLQDPLNVQVKQMMQGPVKKLTWHFPQAPEKPKQPQVHFELRQPTRASSVAVHCGENMVHVEVKKDFFGTGELINPSALTLGGCAVAGEDSAAQILILQSELQSCRSVLMMTEDELVYTFNLLYAPNPSGSGSGSPVLRTMGTMVGVECHYPRKFNVSSNALLPAWIPYAATVTAEERLVFFLRLMMDDWQFERPSNQYFLGDLINIEASVMQYNHVPLRIFVDSCVATAVPDVNSTPRYSFIENYGCLVDAKLTGSSSRFMPRVQGHKLQFQLEAFVFEQQRSGLIYFTCFLKAAAAASVPTDAVNKACSFSANGWTAADEDARVCSCCDASCGVRDVGRVPPVAGPQWEGRVSLGPVVVGEKAPFWQ; the protein is encoded by the exons ATGATGgagttaaggtggaatggacTTGGGGTTCTGCTGGCTCTTGTATTTGGAGTGTGTAATGCACAGTTTGGGAATCCACTAGGTGCTTGGGCTCAGCAAAGACAGCCGACTGTGCAAGGTCCCGCCTCAGGAGGGCTCTCCACTTCTCTGCAAGATCCACTGAATGTCCAGGTCAAACAAATGATGCAGGGTCCGGTAAAGAAGCTGACGTGGCATTTTCCTCAAGCTCCAGAGAAGCCTAAGCAGCCCCAAGTGCATTTTGAGCTGCGGCAGCCTACTCGTGCTTCCAGTGTAGCGGTTCATTGTGGTGAGAACATGGTGCATGTGGAGGTCAAGAAGGACTTCTTTGGAACTGGGGAGTTAATAAACCCGTCAGCTCTCACTCTTGGAGGCTGTGCTGTAGCAGGAGAAGATTCCGCTGCTCAGATTCTCATCTTGCAGTCTGAGCTGCAGAGCTGCAGGAGTGTGTTAATG ATGACTGAGGATGAACTGGTCTACACCTTTAACCTCCTCTATGCCCCAAACCCATCTGGCTCAGGCTCTGGCTCTCCAGTCCTCAGGACGATGGGTACTATGGTTGGTGTGGAGTGTCACTATCCACG GAAGTTTAATGTGAGCAGCAATGCCCTCTTGCCTGCTTGGATACCTTATGCTGCTACTGTGACTGCTGAGGAGCGTCTGGTCTTCTTCCTTAGGCTCATGATGG ATGACTGGCAGTTTGAGAGGCCCTCTAACCAGTATTTCCTGGGAGATTTAATCAACATTGAGGCATCTGTGATGCAGTACAACCATGTGCCTCTAAGGATTTTTGTGGACAGCTGTGTGGCCACTGCTGTGCCTGATGTGAATTCCACTCCCAGATATTCCTTTATTGAGAACTATGG GTGCCTGGTGGATGCAAAGCTGACCGGCTCCAGCTCTCGATTCATGCCACGAGTTCAGGGGCACAAGCTCCAGTTTCAGCTGGAAGCCTTTGTGTTTGAACAGCAGAGAAGTGGCTTG ATTTACTTCACATGCTTCTTGAAGGCGGCGGCTGCAGCTTCTGTCCCCACTGATGCTGTAAACAAGGCCTGTTCCTTCAGTGCTAATGG GTGGACTGCAGCAGATGAAGATGCAAGAGTTTGTAGCTGTTGTGATGCAAGCTGTGGCGTCAGGGATGTAGGACGTGTGCCTCCTGTTGCAG GTCCACAGTGGGAAGGAAGAGTCTCTCTTGGTCCGGTTGTGGTTGGAGAGAAGGCACCTTTCTGGCAGTGA
- the LOC140535629 gene encoding zona pellucida sperm-binding protein 3-like, whose product MMELRWNGVGILLALVFGVCNAQFGNPIGAWAQRRQPTVQGPALGGLSTSLQDPLNVQVKQMMQGPVKKLTWHFPQAPEKPKQPQVHFELRQPTRASSVAVHCGENMVHVEVKKDFFGTGELINPSALTLGGCAVAGEDSAAQILILQSELQSCRSVLMMTEDELVYTFNLLYAPNPSGSGSGSPVLRTMGTVVGVECHYPRKFNVSSNALLPAWIPYAATVTAEERLVFFLRLMMDDWQFERPSNQYFLGDLINIEASVMQYNHVPLRIFVDSCVATAVPDVNSTPRYSFIENYGCLVDAKLTSSSSRFLPRVQGDKLQFQLEAFVFEQQRSGLIYFTCFLKAAAAASVPTDAVNKACSFTANGWTAADEDARVCSCCDASCGVRDVGRVPPVAGPQWEGRVSLGPVVVGEKAPFWQ is encoded by the exons ATGATGgagttaaggtggaatggagttGGAATTCTGCTGGCTCTTGTATTTGGAGTGTGTAATGCACAGTTTGGGAATCCAATAGGTGCTTGGGCTCAGCGAAGACAGCCAACTGTGCAAGGTCCTGCTTTAGGAGGGCTCTCCACTTCTCTGCAAGATCCACTGAATGTCCAGGTAAAACAAATGATGCAGGGTCCGGTAAAGAAGCTGACGTGGCATTTTCCTCAAGCTCCAGAGAAGCCTAAGCAGCCCCAAGTGCATTTTGAGCTGCGGCAGCCTACTCGTGCTTCCAGTGTAGCGGTTCATTGTGGTGAGAACATGGTGCATGTGGAGGTCAAGAAGGACTTCTTTGGAACTGGGGAATTAATAAACCCGTCAGCTCTCACTCTTGGAGGCTGTGCTGTAGCAGGAGAAGATTCTGCTGCTCAGATTCTCATCTTGCAGTCTGAGCTGCAGAGCTGCAGGAGTGTGTTAATG ATGACTGAGGATGAACTGGTCTACACCTTTAACCTCCTCTATGCCCCAAACCCATCTGGCTCAGGCTCTGGCTCTCCAGTCCTCAGGACGATGGGTACTGTGGTTGGTGTAGAGTGTCACTATCCACG GAAGTTTAATGTGAGCAGCAATGCCCTCTTGCCTGCTTGGATACCTTATGCTGCTACTGTGACTGCTGAGGAGCGTCTGGTCTTCTTCCTTAGGCTCATGATGG ATGACTGGCAGTTTGAGAGACCCTCTAACCAGTATTTCCTGGGAGATTTAATCAACATTGAGGCATCTGTGATGCAGTACAACCATGTGCCTCTAAGGATTTTTGTGGACAGCTGTGTGGCCACTGCTGTGCCTGATGTGAATTCCACTCCCAGATATTCCTTTATTGAGAACTATGG GTGCCTGGTGGATGCAAAGCTGACCAGCTCCAGCTCTCGATTTTTGCCACGAGTTCAGGGGGACAAGCTCCAGTTTCAGCTGGAAGCCTTTGTGTTTGAACAGCAGAGAAGTGGCTTG ATTTACTTCACATGCTTCTTGAAGGCGGCGGCTGCAGCTTCTGTCCCCACTGATGCTGTGAACAAGGCCTGTTCCTTCACTGCTAATGG GTGGACCGCAGCAGATGAAGATGCAAGAGTTTGTAGCTGTTGTGATGCAAGCTGTGGTGTCAGGGATGTAGGACGTGTGCCTCCTGTTGCAG GTCCACAGTGGGAAGGAAGAGTCTCTCTTGGTCCGGTTGTGGTTGGAGAGAAGGCACCTTTCTGGCAGTGA